A single Perca flavescens isolate YP-PL-M2 chromosome 2, PFLA_1.0, whole genome shotgun sequence DNA region contains:
- the eif3ba gene encoding eukaryotic translation initiation factor 3, subunit Ba: protein MQDTVDMVDDPEYDEEEPSFSDPEDFEDDIEDEEFLEDILREKPQEADGIDSVVVVDNVPQVGPERLEKLKNVIHKIFSKFGKITNEFYPDADGLTKGYIFLEYCGPTQALEAVKNADGYKLDKQHTFRVNLFTDFDKYMNISDEWETPEKQPFKDFGNMRHWIEDADCRDQYSVIYEAGERTAIFANDAKEPITAEERARWTETYVRWSPKGTYLATFHQRGIALWGGEKFKQIQRFSHQGVSLIDFSPCERYVVTFSPLMDTKEDPQAIIIWDILTGQKKRGFHCESSAHWPIFKWSHDGKFFARMTTDTLSIYETPSMGLLDKKSLKITGIKDFSWSPGDNIIAFWVPEDKDIPARVTLMQLPSRQEIRVRNLFNVVDCKLHWQRNGDYLCVKVDRTPKGTQGVVTNFEIFRMREKQVPVDVVEMKEGIIAFAWEPNGSKFAVLHGESPRINVSFYHVKNNGKIELIKMFDKQQANSIFWSPQGQFLVLAGLRSMNGALAFVDTSDCTMMNIAEHYMASDVEWDPTGRYVVTSVSWWSHKVDNAYWLWTFQGRLLQKNNKDRFCQLLWRPRPPTLLSQDQIKLIKKDLKKYSKIFEQKDRLSQSKASKDLVEKRRSMMEEYRRYRETAQQTYQEQKNVRLELRGGVDTDELDSNVDDWEEETIEFFINEEIIPLGDL from the exons ATGCAAGATACGGTGGATATGGTGGACGACCCCGAGTATGACGAGGAGGAGCCTTCCTTCAGCGACCCGGAGGACTTCGAGGATGACATCGAAGATGAGG AGTTCTTGGAAGACATCCTGAGAGAGAAGCCCCAGGAGGCTGACGGTATAGACTCGGTGGTGGTGGTTGACAACGTCCCTCAGGTCGGCCCAGAGCGTTTGGAGAAACTCAAGAATGTCATACACAAGATTTTCTCCAAGTTTGGCAAGATCACCAACGAGTTCTATCCAGATGCTGATGGCTTGACCAAAGG ATACATCTTCTTGGAGTATTGTGGTCCTACCCAGGCCCTCGAGGCGGTAAAGAACGCAGATGGATACAAACTCGACAAACAGCATACATTCAGGGTCAACCTCTTTACTGACTTTGACAA GTACATGAACATCAGTGATGAGTGGGAAACTCCAGAGAAGCAGCCATTCAAAGATTTT GGTAATATGCGCCATTGGATTGAGGACGCAGACTGTCGTGACCAGTACAGTGTGATCTACGAAGCCGGAGAGAGGACCGCCATTTTCGCAAACGACGCTAAGGAGCCAATCACAGCTGAAGAGAGAGCA CGCTGGACAGAGACGTACGTCCGCTGGTCTCCAAAAGGCACCTACCTGGCCACCTTCCACCAACgtggcattgcattgtggggcGGCGAGAAGTTCAAGCAGATTCAGAGGTTCAGCCATCAAGGAGTGTCCCTCATCGACTTCTCACCATGTGAGAG GTATGTGGTGACTTTCAGTCCACTGATGGACACCAAGGAGGACCCACAGGCCATCATCATCTGGGACATTCTAACCGGACAGAAGAAGAGAGGTTTCCATTGCGAGAGCTCTGCACACTGGCCCATATTCAA ATGGAGCCACGATGGGAAGTTCTTTGCCAGGATGACCACCGACACGCTGAGCATCTACGAGACTCCA TCTATGGGCTTGCTTGACAAGAAGAGTCTCAAGATTACCGGAATCAA GGACTTCTCATGGTCTCCTGGTGACAACATCATAGCATTCTGGGTCCCTGAGGACAAAGATATCCCAGCCAGAGTGACTCTGATGCAGCTGCCTTCCCGTCAGGAGATCCGTGTCCGCAACCTCTTCAATGTTGTCGACTGCAAACTGCACTGGCAGAGAAATGGAGATTACCTGTGTGTGAAAGTGGACAGGACTCCCAAAGGAacacag GGCGTGGTCACCAACTTTGAAATCTTCCGCATGAGAGAGAAGCAGGTTCCTGTTGATGTGGTGGAGATGAAGG AAGGCATCATAGCGTTTGCTTGGGAACCCAACGGCAGCAAGTTTGCGGTTCTCCACGGAGAGTCTCCCAGAATCAACGTCTCCTTCTACCATGTCAAAAACAACGGCAAGATCGAGCTCATAA AGATGTTTGACAAGCAGCAGGCCAACAGCATCTTCTGGAGCCCCCAGGGACAGTTCTTGGTGCTGGCTGGTCTCAGGAG TATGAATGGAGCCCTCGCCTTTGTGGACACATCAGACTGCACCATGATGAACATAGCAGAGCACTACATGGCCTCCGACGTGGAGTGGGACCCAACCGGCCGCTATGTCGTCACCTCCGTCTCCTGGTGGAGCCACAAG GTGGACAACGCCTACTGGCTGTGGACGTTCCAGGGCCGTCTGCTTCAGAAGAACAACAAGGACCGCTTCTGTCAGCTGCTCTGGAGACCCAGACCTCCTACCCTGCTCAGCCAAGACCAGATCAAG TTGATAAAGAAGGATCTTAAGAAATACTCAAAGATCTTTGAGCAGAAGGATCGTCTGAGCCAGTCCAAGGCTTCTAAG GACCTGGTGGAAAAGCGCAGGTCCATGATGGAGGAATACCGTCGCTACAGGGAGACAGCGCAGCAGACCTATCAGGAACAGAAGAATGTCCGCCTCGAGCTCAGAGGAG GAGTGGACACTGATGAGCTGGATAGCAATGTGGACGACTGGGAGGAGGAGACCATTGAGTTTTTTATCAACGAAGAAATCATTCCCCTCGGAGATCTGTAG
- the brat1 gene encoding integrator complex assembly factor BRAT1 isoform X2, which yields MLITHTHVSTMDRECASLLPSVCEVLADSGRSVPDDTSLEKLLDWFTGLTEAGGSLLEACPCLLKFISTVVYNAASDPGVLSFTLRLTGLMAATEDGFKMLQERSVLNQVFNLQHWQEAGLWDDPCLRIGWIQGLRSTLQHPKALRFFVQSDFIDSLLQLQTDTSLFVASAANRMLAHILLFFQKVSSAGSNSVNKKEEDDERGIHHSATDLEPPAVTMETSAEYSAVVKGISEYLKESLIPKENTKLHQSLQILKLLALLLAQAGPPLRDKLLQRVTDSLEQLVTAGCSQLTLPLMDVILAANSCGPDGRVPDQRVTRLLSSMLSVNNAADRCHAAAALLRRGHHDTVHTARAVRILLLPLDIITGPTLLGTNASADEHPFSVVEQLKSKTSCISMICVCLTNTPQITLTPPGVLPCPPVLIVTAVVSLLRICSGTSSSSSTGSSEVCRNVIGSGKVQKCALEALTALNSSPGAKEKISEVFTILIQYLDSPDSDPTVLHKSYQALVKWIRVCTDLSLITDQLRQDLVEVVKKRACDMRWEVRDSTVEFLGHLAGVHVSVSSGEEVCDASEALLGGCCTTPLLREALQDTESYVRASAISALAKTLTHSWRQGAALTQDQTEIVSRLLEILSQDTEGFPRRAVVQYFISWFFSRSSHSPPSSSASLLMQCVRTVLSQGSADLDWEVKVHTLELAELLLDQAFSAHRGYRNGSDAHRALQRPYGVVSDQAYTLHTHTEGVQPDLAYVVEQGVISALLSGLVDCDRPVALKACRLLITLRETICPLSLGALDATAATATVPCELPGRGWGQEITKILEMEKSDRAREADVSAQRSSSAADGGGDGVSVSVCEVLRSLGLDQRLDVLTQSSDHIHNSPLSLLQDILTASGAHAHPDTKPGQEVIVDCY from the exons ATgctcataacacacacacacgttagtaCCATGGACAGAGAGTGTGCTTCGCTGCTGCCCAGCGTGTGTGAGGTACTGGCGGACTCAGGGAGGTCTGTGCCCGATGACACCAGCCTGGAGAAACTGTTGGACTGGTTTACAGGGCTCACCGAGGCTG GAGGATCTCTGCTGGAGGCTTGCCCATGTCTGCTCAAATTCATATCCACTGTGGTTTACAACGCAGCTTCAGACCCCGGTGTCCTCTCCTTCACTCTTAGACTCACCGGCTTAATGGCTGCCACTGAGGACGGCTTCAAAATGCTTCAG GAACGATCTGTTCTGAACCAGGTCTTCAACCTTCAGCACTGGCAAGAAGCAGGACTCTGGGACGATCCCTGTTTACGGATCGGCTGGATCCAGGGCTTAAGGAGCACGCTGCAACACCCAAAGGCTCTCAGGTTCTTTGTACAATCAG ATTTCATTGATTCGCTGCTACAACTCCAGACAGACACGAGTCTATTTGTTGCCTCAGCTGCCAATCGGATGCTCGCCCACATCCTGCTCTTCTTTCAGAAAGTCTCGTCTGCAGGCTCTAACAGCGTCAAtaagaaagaagaagatgatgagaGGGGGATCCATCACTCCGCCACAGACTTAGAACCCCCAGCCGTCACCATGGAAACCAGCGCAGAGTATAGTGCTGTTGTTAAGGGGATCTCAGAGTACCTCAAGGAGTCTCTGATTcccaaagaaaacacaaagctCCATCAGAGTCTGCAGATACTCAAACTTCTGGCCCTGCTCCTGGCCCAGGCCGGGCCTCCTCTCCGGGACAAGCTGCTCCAGAGAGTCACAGACTCTCTGGAGCAGCTGGTGACAGCAGGCTGCAGTCAGCTCACGCTGCCTCTGATGGATGTCATTCTGGCTGCAAACAG CTGTGGCCCTGATGGACGTGTCCCAGACCAACGCGTCACCCGTCTTCTATCGTCCATGTTGAGCGTTAACAACGCCGCTGACCGCTGTCATGCTGCAGCTGCTTTGCTGCGCAGAGGTCACCA CGATACGGTCCACACAGCCCGGGCTGTGAGAATACTACTGCTCCCCCTCGACATTATAACTGGTCCGACTCTACTGGGCACAAACGCCAGTG CAGACGAGCATCCGttttcagtggtagagcagCTGAAGAGTAAAACCTCCTGCATCTCTAtgatctgtgtctgtctgacaaACACACCACAGATCACACTCACG CCTCCTGGCGTCCTCCCCTGTCCTCCAGTTTTGATTGTCACTGCAGTTGTGTCATTGTTAAGGATCTGCAGTGgcacctcttcctcctcatccacTGGTTCCAGCGAGGTTTGCAGGAACGTAATCGGCAGTGGCAAAGTCCAGAAATGTGCCCTAGAGGCTCTGACGGCTCTCAACAGCAGCCCAG gagcGAAGGAGAAGATCAGTGAAGTGTTCACAATTCTGATACAATATCTGGACAGTCCTGATTCTGACCCCACT GTACTCCACAAGTCCTACCAGGCCTTAGTAAAGTGGATCAGAGTGTGCACTGACCTCTCCTTAATAACAGACCAGCTCAGACAAG ATCTGGTGGAGGTAGTGAAGAAGCGTGCGTGTGACATGCGTTGGGAGGTGAGAGACTCGACGGTGGAGTTTCTGGGACACCTGGCCGGTGTGCATGTCTCCGTGTCATCAGGCGAGGAGGTGTGTGATGCGTCCGAGGCTCTGCTGGGCGGCTGCTGTACTACTCCTCTCCTGAGGGAGGCCCTCCAGGATACAGAGAGTTATGTGAGAGCCAGCGCCATCTCTGCACTGGCGAAGACCCTGACGCACAGCTGGCGACAGGGGGCAGCACTCACTCAGGACCAG ACTGAAATAGTGAGCCGGCTGCTTGAAATCCTCTCCCAGGACACTGAGGGATTCCCCAGGAGGGCTGTCGTACAATACTTCATCTCCTGGTTCTTTTCACGCTCCTCGCACTCGCCTCCATCCTCCTCCGCTTCTCTCCTGATGCAGTGTGTGCGCACCGTCCTCTCCCAGGGCAGCGCCGATTTGGACTGGGAGGTCAAAGTTCACACGCTGGAGCTGGCTGAGCTGCTGCTGGACCAAGCCTTTTCAGCTCACCGCGGATACAGAAATGGGTCCGATGCACATCGTGCCCTACAGCGCCCCTATGGTGTAGTTTCTGATCAGGCCTACACGcttcacacgcacacagaggGCGTGCAGCCCGATCTGGCCTATGTGGTCGAGCAGGGCGTCATCTCGGCGTTGTTGAGCGGTCTGGTTGACTGCGATAGACCTGTGGCTCTGAAGGCCTGTCGACTGCTGATAACACTCCGAGAGACAATCTGCCCTCTGTCGCTAGGGGCGCTGGATGCAACTGCTGCCACGGCGACAGTACCTTGCGAACTGCCTGGCAGGGGCTGGGGCCAGGAGATCACAAAGATACTGGAGATGGAGAAGAGCGATCGGGCCAGAGAGGCGGACGTCTCGGCCCAGAGGAGTTCCAGCGCAGCAGACGGGGGAGGAGACGGCGTGAGCGTGAGTGTGTGCGAGGTGTTGAGGTCTCTGGGTTTAGACCAGCGGCTGGACGTCCTGACTCAAAGCAGCGACCACATCCACaactctcccctctctctgctgCAGGACATACTGACTGCGAGCGGGGCTCACGCTCATCCAGACACGAAGCCGGGGCAAGAGGTCATAGTGGACTgctactga
- the brat1 gene encoding integrator complex assembly factor BRAT1 isoform X1, which yields MLITHTHVSTMDRECASLLPSVCEVLADSGRSVPDDTSLEKLLDWFTGLTEAGGSLLEACPCLLKFISTVVYNAASDPGVLSFTLRLTGLMAATEDGFKMLQERSVLNQVFNLQHWQEAGLWDDPCLRIGWIQGLRSTLQHPKALRFFVQSDFIDSLLQLQTDTSLFVASAANRMLAHILLFFQKVSSAGSNSVNKKEEDDERGIHHSATDLEPPAVTMETSAEYSAVVKGISEYLKESLIPKENTKLHQSLQILKLLALLLAQAGPPLRDKLLQRVTDSLEQLVTAGCSQLTLPLMDVILAANSSCGPDGRVPDQRVTRLLSSMLSVNNAADRCHAAAALLRRGHHDTVHTARAVRILLLPLDIITGPTLLGTNASADEHPFSVVEQLKSKTSCISMICVCLTNTPQITLTPPGVLPCPPVLIVTAVVSLLRICSGTSSSSSTGSSEVCRNVIGSGKVQKCALEALTALNSSPGAKEKISEVFTILIQYLDSPDSDPTVLHKSYQALVKWIRVCTDLSLITDQLRQDLVEVVKKRACDMRWEVRDSTVEFLGHLAGVHVSVSSGEEVCDASEALLGGCCTTPLLREALQDTESYVRASAISALAKTLTHSWRQGAALTQDQTEIVSRLLEILSQDTEGFPRRAVVQYFISWFFSRSSHSPPSSSASLLMQCVRTVLSQGSADLDWEVKVHTLELAELLLDQAFSAHRGYRNGSDAHRALQRPYGVVSDQAYTLHTHTEGVQPDLAYVVEQGVISALLSGLVDCDRPVALKACRLLITLRETICPLSLGALDATAATATVPCELPGRGWGQEITKILEMEKSDRAREADVSAQRSSSAADGGGDGVSVSVCEVLRSLGLDQRLDVLTQSSDHIHNSPLSLLQDILTASGAHAHPDTKPGQEVIVDCY from the exons ATgctcataacacacacacacgttagtaCCATGGACAGAGAGTGTGCTTCGCTGCTGCCCAGCGTGTGTGAGGTACTGGCGGACTCAGGGAGGTCTGTGCCCGATGACACCAGCCTGGAGAAACTGTTGGACTGGTTTACAGGGCTCACCGAGGCTG GAGGATCTCTGCTGGAGGCTTGCCCATGTCTGCTCAAATTCATATCCACTGTGGTTTACAACGCAGCTTCAGACCCCGGTGTCCTCTCCTTCACTCTTAGACTCACCGGCTTAATGGCTGCCACTGAGGACGGCTTCAAAATGCTTCAG GAACGATCTGTTCTGAACCAGGTCTTCAACCTTCAGCACTGGCAAGAAGCAGGACTCTGGGACGATCCCTGTTTACGGATCGGCTGGATCCAGGGCTTAAGGAGCACGCTGCAACACCCAAAGGCTCTCAGGTTCTTTGTACAATCAG ATTTCATTGATTCGCTGCTACAACTCCAGACAGACACGAGTCTATTTGTTGCCTCAGCTGCCAATCGGATGCTCGCCCACATCCTGCTCTTCTTTCAGAAAGTCTCGTCTGCAGGCTCTAACAGCGTCAAtaagaaagaagaagatgatgagaGGGGGATCCATCACTCCGCCACAGACTTAGAACCCCCAGCCGTCACCATGGAAACCAGCGCAGAGTATAGTGCTGTTGTTAAGGGGATCTCAGAGTACCTCAAGGAGTCTCTGATTcccaaagaaaacacaaagctCCATCAGAGTCTGCAGATACTCAAACTTCTGGCCCTGCTCCTGGCCCAGGCCGGGCCTCCTCTCCGGGACAAGCTGCTCCAGAGAGTCACAGACTCTCTGGAGCAGCTGGTGACAGCAGGCTGCAGTCAGCTCACGCTGCCTCTGATGGATGTCATTCTGGCTGCAAACAG CAGCTGTGGCCCTGATGGACGTGTCCCAGACCAACGCGTCACCCGTCTTCTATCGTCCATGTTGAGCGTTAACAACGCCGCTGACCGCTGTCATGCTGCAGCTGCTTTGCTGCGCAGAGGTCACCA CGATACGGTCCACACAGCCCGGGCTGTGAGAATACTACTGCTCCCCCTCGACATTATAACTGGTCCGACTCTACTGGGCACAAACGCCAGTG CAGACGAGCATCCGttttcagtggtagagcagCTGAAGAGTAAAACCTCCTGCATCTCTAtgatctgtgtctgtctgacaaACACACCACAGATCACACTCACG CCTCCTGGCGTCCTCCCCTGTCCTCCAGTTTTGATTGTCACTGCAGTTGTGTCATTGTTAAGGATCTGCAGTGgcacctcttcctcctcatccacTGGTTCCAGCGAGGTTTGCAGGAACGTAATCGGCAGTGGCAAAGTCCAGAAATGTGCCCTAGAGGCTCTGACGGCTCTCAACAGCAGCCCAG gagcGAAGGAGAAGATCAGTGAAGTGTTCACAATTCTGATACAATATCTGGACAGTCCTGATTCTGACCCCACT GTACTCCACAAGTCCTACCAGGCCTTAGTAAAGTGGATCAGAGTGTGCACTGACCTCTCCTTAATAACAGACCAGCTCAGACAAG ATCTGGTGGAGGTAGTGAAGAAGCGTGCGTGTGACATGCGTTGGGAGGTGAGAGACTCGACGGTGGAGTTTCTGGGACACCTGGCCGGTGTGCATGTCTCCGTGTCATCAGGCGAGGAGGTGTGTGATGCGTCCGAGGCTCTGCTGGGCGGCTGCTGTACTACTCCTCTCCTGAGGGAGGCCCTCCAGGATACAGAGAGTTATGTGAGAGCCAGCGCCATCTCTGCACTGGCGAAGACCCTGACGCACAGCTGGCGACAGGGGGCAGCACTCACTCAGGACCAG ACTGAAATAGTGAGCCGGCTGCTTGAAATCCTCTCCCAGGACACTGAGGGATTCCCCAGGAGGGCTGTCGTACAATACTTCATCTCCTGGTTCTTTTCACGCTCCTCGCACTCGCCTCCATCCTCCTCCGCTTCTCTCCTGATGCAGTGTGTGCGCACCGTCCTCTCCCAGGGCAGCGCCGATTTGGACTGGGAGGTCAAAGTTCACACGCTGGAGCTGGCTGAGCTGCTGCTGGACCAAGCCTTTTCAGCTCACCGCGGATACAGAAATGGGTCCGATGCACATCGTGCCCTACAGCGCCCCTATGGTGTAGTTTCTGATCAGGCCTACACGcttcacacgcacacagaggGCGTGCAGCCCGATCTGGCCTATGTGGTCGAGCAGGGCGTCATCTCGGCGTTGTTGAGCGGTCTGGTTGACTGCGATAGACCTGTGGCTCTGAAGGCCTGTCGACTGCTGATAACACTCCGAGAGACAATCTGCCCTCTGTCGCTAGGGGCGCTGGATGCAACTGCTGCCACGGCGACAGTACCTTGCGAACTGCCTGGCAGGGGCTGGGGCCAGGAGATCACAAAGATACTGGAGATGGAGAAGAGCGATCGGGCCAGAGAGGCGGACGTCTCGGCCCAGAGGAGTTCCAGCGCAGCAGACGGGGGAGGAGACGGCGTGAGCGTGAGTGTGTGCGAGGTGTTGAGGTCTCTGGGTTTAGACCAGCGGCTGGACGTCCTGACTCAAAGCAGCGACCACATCCACaactctcccctctctctgctgCAGGACATACTGACTGCGAGCGGGGCTCACGCTCATCCAGACACGAAGCCGGGGCAAGAGGTCATAGTGGACTgctactga
- the LOC114566406 gene encoding GRB2-related adapter protein, translating into MEAVALFSFAASEADEISFQKGDIIKVTEMEDDSCWVTAEIQGKRGYVPENYISLLPYPWFAGRVSRLDAEKRLCWQETGVFLVRESESAPGEFSVSVSYGERVEHFRVLEGGGQYCIWDESFCSLNRLVDYYRTHSIGVEKVVYLRDPPKPRLAHALCDYTPPQTAHLHFLRGDIIDLLDCSSSRTWRGRCRGRVGIFPPEFVQPLYH; encoded by the exons ATGGAGGCGGTGGCTCTTTTCTCTTTCGCAGCATCAGAAGCAGACGAGATCAGTTTTCAGAAAGGGGACATTATcaag gTGACAGAAATGGAGGATGATTCTTGCTGGGTCACAGCAGAGATCCAGGGGAAGCGTGGCTATGTGCCAGAGAACTACATTTCCCTCCTTCCATATCC gTGGTTTGCAGGACGGGTGTCAAGACTTGATGCTGAAAAGCGCCTGTGCTGGCAGGAGACTGGAGTGTTCCTGGTGAGGGAGAGTGAATCAGCTCCCGGAGAGTTTTCGGTCTCTGTTAG CTACGGAGAGAGGGTGGAACATTTCCGGGTGCTGGAGGGGGGCGGTCAGTACTGCATCTGGGACGAGTCGTTTTGCTCCCTCAACCGTTTGGTGGATTACTACAGAACTCACAGCATCGGCGTGGAAAAAGTGGTCTACCTCAGAGACCCTCCT AAACCCCGTCTGGCTCACGCCCTCTGTGATTACACCCCCCCTCAGACCGCCCACCTCCACTTCCTGCGTGGTGACATCATCGACCTGCTGGACTGCTCGAGCTCACGGACCTGGAGAGGGCGCTGTCGAGGCCGAGTGGGAATCTTTCCACCAGAATTTGTCCAGCCGCTGTATCACTGA